atctttttcttttgtcttttttttcttcttaacataaaataaaatatttttagaacaAAACATCAAAACCCTCACCGATTCATAGTCTTCAAACCTTATCTCCAAGCTTCCAAAGTTCCAAACCTTTTCCATCACTACCAAAACACCTTTCTTTTCACCGATTCATAGTCTTCAAACCATTCAATTCCTTCCTTATGCATCTTCGATTCATGTTTTTCAATTGATACCAAAACCCTCAAACACCCAAACCCATTTGATTCCCTCAAACCTCTAAATTCCTAATCTTTAACCGATTTCAAAACCCTCAAACACCCAAAGCCTCATCTGTGGTCCTTGTCGAATTCTTCTCTCAACATTGTGAGTATGAAGTTTGCTTAATCTGAAATACCCAAACCCTCATCTTTGTATTATTCTTGATTTTAGTTCAGATTTTATTATAAAGTTCagttttaattatatgattgaattatttattgttgttgtgaatttgtGTAGAAAAATTGAGGTTTGTGAAAAGAAACAAGCAGATCTACTGTTATTTGAGGAGGTTTGCTGCCAAATCAAGAGGATCTAGAGCTGCGACCCATCACTGTTATTTGGTGAGGATATGAGTTAtttaaatttcttgttttgtttgagttttgtttcttaaaaaccAAATCAGgaataatgaaatttttttaatacaagttTTAATAATACGATGGATTTATCTTAAACTACTGTTATGTGAGGAGGTTTGTTGCTAAATTGCTTGTACACGACATAGATAGCAATtagtttaataaattaattatttgaagTTTCAAAGCTCTTAGTATTATTAAACAAAGATGACATGATTCTAGAACCAGTAGTTGTGTTTCATGGATTTGGATATCATTGTATAGATATTACCTAGCAAGCAAAACACACTTTGTGAATTGTTTTGCCTTTCTTTTATGCATTATATTGGTTTAGCAATTGTTGGGCTTAATGGATATGATATGCCTGTTCTGGTTATGTATTTTAGGTTACAAGGTTGGCATTTACTGATGTTTTTTACCTCAATCTTTTTCTGCATTGTACTAGGCTGTTTGTGCCTGTTTTTGGTGTCTAAGTGGTGTTGTTTGGCTGCTGGTCCAGCAGAAGTGGCATGCCTCTGTTGTTTTTTTGCTATGGTGAGTCTTTGCTGCGTCTTGGATTGCATTTTGGGTCcttgtatgtgttttttttgtgtgttttagGCATGATAGTAAGTTGTGTAACAGCTGATGTTACTTGTTTGAGTGAAAAAAGGGAATACAAGGATTGAATAAATTAGATGAGCACCACCATTGTGTTGTGGCAGCTGCCATAGGCCACAACACCTATTATATCTGACATAGACCACAACACCTAGTTTTATGGTGGATTGTTGGCTTGCTGCCATAATCTGTCATTTGTAGATAGATAACACTggatgttattatttatttatttttggcttttttggataacataaaaaatcaaatacacGATTTTTTGCTTGCCAAATCATTGATTTTAGTTTCCTTGTGATTCAAATATACTTCAATTCATTATGTACTATACTTTTAACACTTCATTTTCTGTTTGTCCCATAGAACTGCTATAATTGTCAGCACATCAATCGCCGTTGCACCAAAATTGTCGTCTGAAATCTCAAAATTGTGCAGGAGGTATGAGATGCGTTCCTTGTACCTTTATACACTGTCTATATAATTCTATATCTTAATTCATCATCAGTGATTATTAAAATTTGGTAGTTACAAATCTTAAGATGCAAtgctttaacattttttttttgtagtcaTGTCAATTGATAAATCATGGATTTGCAAACCACTAGGCACACCTGAATATGAAAATGGGATAATTCACTTTTTGAATTTTGCATTTGAACATCAATCTGCTGATTTACTTACAATTAAGTGTCCGTGTTCAAAATGTGGTTTCAAGAAGGGGGGAACATGGGATGAAGTTTACATACACCTAAAAAATAGAACTTTtccaaaaaattacaaaatttggaTTTGGCATGGTGAAAGACCAAATGTAATCGCATCTGAGGCAGTTCAAAGAACCTGTGTTCCAGAAGATACTTTTCAACCACAAAATCCAATGGAAAACATGGTCAATGATGCATTTGGAATTGGTCGAAACAACCTGGACGATGCTGGTCCATCCTCTGTGCATAACAATGAAGGGCGTAACTCGACACATGATGCAGACGATGTCGAGATTTATGAGTTGTTAAAGGAGGCAAATGAAGAATTATATGAAGGGTGTACAAAGTAttcaaaattgtcatttataGTTAAATTGTATCATATAAAGTGCTTGTGTAGAATGAGTGACAAAGCCATGACTATGATTCTTGAATTGTTAAAAGATGTGTTCGGAGATGCAAAGATTCCTAATTCATTCTATGAGGCTAAGAAAATCATCAACAAACTTGGTCTTGGTTATATTAAGATACCTGCTTGCCCAAATGATTGTATGTTATATTGGGGTGAAGAAAATCAAGAATTGGAAGAATGCAAAATATGCAAGACATTTAAGTGGAAGGATAACAAGAAGAAACAACCTGCAAAGATATTGCGCTACTTTCCACTAAAGCCAAGATTGCAAAGGCTATTTATGGGTTCCAAAACCGCAGAGTCTATGAGTTGGCATGCATTGGATGGTAACCAAGATGGGCTGATGCGACATCCTAAAGATTCCGAGGCATGGAAAACGTTTGACTTACTTCATCCTGAATTTGCAGCAGATCCTCGAAATGTACGACTTGGCCTATCCACCGATGGCTTTAACCCTTTTGGAGTTATGAGTTCAAACTACAGCATTTGGCCGGTGGTTCTTATCCCATACAATCGCCCTCCATGGGAGTGCATGAAGCAAACATCAATGATCCTTTCCATGATCATTCCTGGGAAACTAGCCCCGGGAAATAACATTGATGTGTACTTACAACCTCTCATCAAAGAGTTGAACGAAATGTGGTATGATGGAGTGCGTACATTAGATTcatcaaaaaatgaaatgtttacGTTGAAGGCAACTGTGATGTGGACAATTAGTGACTTTCCAGGGCTTGGTACTTTATCTGGGTGGAACACATACACTGGTTTAGCCTGCCCCACTTGTAAGTTTGAAACAGATAGTTGTAGACTAAAGAATGGTAGGAAATGGTGTTTTATGGGTCACCGgcgatttttaaaaaaagatcataAATTTCGATTGAATCGGTCTCGTTTTAATGGAAAATTTGAGGAAAGGGAACCCCCTTCAACTTTGTCTGGGTTGGACATATTAAATCAGCTTAAGAACATTGATGTTACTTTTGGGAAGGAGCCAGAATCTAATGATAAAGGTAAAAAATCTCGAGGAAAGAAACCagttgaaaaaggaaagaaatcagttgaaaagggaaagaaaccagttgaagaaggaaagaagtcGGTTGAAGAAGGAGACAAAccaattagaaaaagaaaaagaccagctggaaaaaaaaaagagaccaatcgaagaagaagaaaagccAACAATTGAAGATATTAAGAAACAATGGAGGAAGAAAAGCATATTTTTTGATCTTCCTTATTGGGAGTCCAACTTATTGCGTCATAATTTAGATCCAATGCACATTGAGAAAAATGTATGTGATAATGTTGTATACACTTTGCTCAATGATTCTGGGAAATCAAAAGACAATCTTAATGCTCGGAAGGATCTTAAAAAAATGCGTATAAGGAAGGATCTTTGGCCTGATGATAATGACAAATTTCGCCCATCTATATTTACGATgtcaaattaaaagaaagatgtCTTCTTACAAACTTTGAAGAATACTACAGTGCCAGATGGGTACTCAAGCAATATCTCAAGGTGTGTTGACTTAAAAAATCGTAAGCTTTTTGGAATGAAAATCCATGACTGTCATGTTCTTATGGAGCAATTGCTACCTTTAGCAATACGAAATGTCCTACCAGACAATGTGACTGCAGTGTTAATAGAGTTGTGTTCATTCTTTCGTCAATTATGTGCCAAGAGTTTGAGTCTCTCGGATCTTGATAGGCTCCAGGATCGAATTATTCTCACTCTTTGTCACTTAGAAATATTATTCCCTCCTTCGTTCTTTACAATCATGGTTCATTTGACCATTCATCTTGTGGATGAAGCAAAACTTGGAGGTCCAGTACACTATCGCTGGATGTATCCTATTGAAAGGTAAACAATATGCTTCTTTTTTAGACTATTATTTTAACCCCCTTTGGCTGATTCGAATAtactaattttcattttcaattccCTCTCTAGGTATTTGGGACACTTAAAAGGCTATGTTAGGAATAAGGCACAACCCGAAGGTTCTATTGCTGAAGGATATGTTGCTGAAGAGGCTCTCACCTTTTGCTCTCTATATGTAGAAGGGATTGAGATTCGAATCAATAGACCTGCACGTGTTGATGATTATCCTGATGATAGCGCTTCATCACGTACATCTACAATTTTTCCACCAATGGGTAAAGCAGTAGGAGCATTCCAAAGTTTTGAGCTATCAGATATGGTGAAAACTCAAGCACATCGTTATGTGTTATTTAATTGTCCACAAGTCAAGCCTTATATAGAGTGAGTACCTCGACGATTCATAAATGATATCAGATTTGTAAAgacatatatatatgatattaagaATCGTAAATTGATATTGATTGTTTATGTAGTGAATTTAAGGACTACTTGTGGAGGCGATCTAAGGGACGTAGACCGACAACAACAGAGATAGagaaaatagtaaataaagATTTCATGGACTGGTTCCCTCGAAGGGTAAggataaatatataataaagttGTTGCTGGTCATTTCATGgatgtttataaatttatgaaagtTCTAAGACATTCTTTCATTGTCATTTTAGATTATGAACCCCGACATATCAAGTACAATACCAGATGATCTCAAGTATCTTGCAAAAGGCCCATCAACACAAGCTAGAAGATGTTCTGCATATAATATTAATGGATTCAAATTCCGAACAGTTGCACGAGAGCATGGATTTAAAACCCAAAACAGCGGAGTTTATTTAACATCTGCAACATCCTGTGTTGCTAGCAGTGCAGATGGAAATGTTAGAGAAGCCGATTTGTTATATTATGGAAAATTACAAGATATCATTGAGCTTAACTACTCTGGTTTTAAAGTTACTTTATTCAAATGTACATGGGCTGACACAACTACAGATAGGGGGTTTAAAAAAGATGCATGGGGTTTCAGTTCCATTAATTTTTCCCGAGTGATTCACACAGGTGATCGTGAAGATCATGATCCGTACATTGAGGCTTCACAAGCGCAAATGGTCTATTATGTTAATGATGAGCTGAGTAAAGACTGGAGTGTTGTTGTCCATTTGAAGCCAAGAGACTTGTATGATATGGGAGAGCAAATAGATACTGAAATTTGTCCCGATCAAGACTTTAGTCAATTTTTTCAAGACTCTGATGATCTATCTTTGATAAGGGAGGACGCAGATGATGAGGAATGAATTAATGAGAGAGGGGAATGTTAATATTCTTATATGATTTTGACGTGTCAATGTTAAGACATACTTTCCTTCTATGATTTTTAACCATTAATATCATTGTTATATGCAACTAGTTCTATGATTAGCATGTTTATAAAGTTATGTTTGAATATAGTTCTTTAAATTTAGCATTATAATTATTCAAATCATTTGTTACTGATTTCTTTAATTTACATATACAGCAATGCCAAAGTCCAGGAGGATAAAGAATTTCCTTAAAGTATCAAATGAGAGCTCTTCACATGGTGCATCTTTCCCCAATCTAACTTCCTCACAACATCCACAAGAAGAGGTTGCAAGTTCACATCGTGGAGCAAAGGTATCAGTTCAGCCACACAATCAAACATCCTTGCAATCTACACAACAAAGGG
Above is a genomic segment from Medicago truncatula cultivar Jemalong A17 chromosome 5, MtrunA17r5.0-ANR, whole genome shotgun sequence containing:
- the LOC112421799 gene encoding uncharacterized protein isoform X2; its protein translation is MKIHDCHVLMEQLLPLAIRNVLPDNVTAVLIELCSFFRQLCAKSLSLSDLDRLQDRIILTLCHLEILFPPSFFTIMVHLTIHLVDEAKLGGPVHYRWMYPIERYLGHLKGYVRNKAQPEGSIAEGYVAEEALTFCSLYVEGIEIRINRPARVDDYPDDSASSRTSTIFPPMGKAVGAFQSFELSDMVKTQAHRYVLFNCPQVKPYIDEFKDYLWRRSKGRRPTTTEIEKIVNKDFMDWFPRRIMNPDISSTIPDDLKYLAKGPSTQARRCSAYNINGFKFRTVAREHGFKTQNSGVYLTSATSCVASSADGNVREADLLYYGKLQDIIELNYSGFKVTLFKCTWADTTTDRGFKKDAWGFSSINFSRVIHTGDREDHDPYIEASQAQMVYYVNDELSKDWSVVVHLKPRDLYDMGEQIDTEICPDQDFSQFFQDSDDLSLIREDADDEE
- the LOC112421799 gene encoding uncharacterized protein isoform X1, which codes for MSIDKSWICKPLGTPEYENGIIHFLNFAFEHQSADLLTIKCPCSKCGFKKGGTWDEVYIHLKNRTFPKNYKIWIWHGERPNVIASEAVQRTCVPEDTFQPQNPMENMVNDAFGIGRNNLDDAGPSSVHNNEGRNSTHDADDVEIYELLKEANEELYEGCTKYSKLSFIVKLYHIKCLCRMSDKAMTMILELLKDVFGDAKIPNSFYEAKKIINKLGLGYIKIPACPNDCMLYWGEENQELEECKICKTFKWKDNKKKQPAKILRYFPLKPRLQRLFMGSKTAESMSWHALDGNQDGLMRHPKDSEAWKTFDLLHPEFAADPRNVRLGLSTDGFNPFGVMSSNYSIWPVVLIPYNRPPWECMKQTSMILSMIIPGKLAPGNNIDVYLQPLIKELNEMWYDGVRTLDSSKNEMFTLKATVMWTISDFPGLGTLSGWNTYTGLACPTCKFETDSCRLKNGRKWCFMGHRRFLKKDHKFRLNRSRFNGKFEEREPPSTLSGLDILNQLKNIDVTFGKEPESNDKGKKSRGKKPVEKGKKSVEKGKKPVEEGKKSVEEGDKPIRKRKRPAGKKKETNRRRRKANN